Genomic segment of Acidobacteriota bacterium:
GGTTCGCATGGGACCGGCGCGCCGCAGTGCGGGCGCTGCCGCTGGAGCCGAGCCGCTGGGGGCTGTTCCTCCTCGCCGGCAGCCTCGCCCTGCTCGTGACCGGCACGCTCGGCGCGGAGCTGTTCCTGTCTCGCATCTCGCTCATCGGCGTGCTCGCCGGGCTGGTGCTGTTCTTCGCCGGGCGCGCGCACCTGCGCGCGCTCGCGTTCCCGCTCGCATTCCTGTTGCTGATGATTCCGCTCCCCGCGTTGATCTTCAATCGCATCGCGTTTCCACTGCAGCTGCTCGCGTCGCGCGCGGGCGCGACGGCGCTCGAATGGGCGGGCGTGCCGGTGCTCCGCGAGGGCAACGTCCTCGTGCTCGCGACGACGACCCTCGAGGTGGCCGAAGCGTGCAGCGGGATCCGATCGCTGGTGTCGCTGCTCACGCTCGCGATCGTGCTGGGCCAGTTTTCGCT
This window contains:
- a CDS encoding exosortase/archaeosortase family protein, which encodes MSRSSIWVSAAVVLAALAVTYHDVAAGLVRQWRTDDNYSHGFVVLPLALWFAWDRRAAVRALPLEPSRWGLFLLAGSLALLVTGTLGAELFLSRISLIGVLAGLVLFFAGRAHLRALAFPLAFLLLMIPLPALIFNRIAFPLQLLASRAGATALEWAGVPVLREGNVLVLATTTLEVAEACSGIRSLVSLLTLAIVLGQFSLRTRWGRGALALAAVPVAIAANAGRVSGTGLAAHVWSPEAAEGFFHAFSGWIVFAATFAALLAVERLIVTIEQRQPAHGAIGTPRMAPTLPARGA